In Centropristis striata isolate RG_2023a ecotype Rhode Island chromosome 5, C.striata_1.0, whole genome shotgun sequence, a single genomic region encodes these proteins:
- the srpk1a gene encoding SRSF protein kinase 1a isoform X2 gives MERKVLALQARKKRGKAKKTSKKQPVNPRARQPPQHEASPQEPEEPEEILGSDDEEQEDPNDYCKGGYHHVKVGDLYNGKYHVIRKLGWGHFSTVWLAWDIQVKRFVAMKVVKSAEHYTETAVDEIKLLRSVRNSDPADPNREMVVQMVDDFKISGINGTHVCMVFEVLGHHLLKWIIKSNYQGLPLPCVKSIIKQVLQGLDYLHTKCQIIHTDIKPENILMSVDEPYVRRLAAEATEWQRAGAPPPSGSAISTAPAPKQTVKMSKNKKKKLKKKQKRQAELLEKCIMDLEEMEKTTETREDEEDEDEDPQSPKGRACAPLRQVSIGELGNEETEESVNADLIRVGPDVLLEVNCNGHVEADQRQSQWRDEDQHNGNAEPTEKCASQEEQQHHEESPVHLICNGVDSAELKEVDIETEGRGAYSSGVTERHRPARLEEGELERSILQEEDDEHGADCLNGKLTAGSLLVNPLEPLNSEKIKVKIADLGNACWVHKHFTEDIQTRQYRSLEVLIGAGYSTPADIWSTACMAFELATGDYLFEPHSGEDYSRDEDHIALIIELLGAVPRKLIMTGKYSKDFFTKKGDLKHITKLKPWGLLEVLIDKYEWPREEAECFTDFLLPMLELIPEKRATAAECLRHAWLSL, from the exons gTGGCTACCACCATGTGAAAGTAGGAGACCTTTACAATGGGAAATACCATGTAATCCGGAAACTGGGCTGGGGACACTTCTCCACCGTGTGGCTCGCCTGGGACATCCA GGTGAAGAGGTTTGTTGCAATGAAGGTGGTGAAGAGCGCAGAGCACTACACGGAGACGGCAGTGGACGAGATCAAACTCCTCCGATCT GTTAGAAACTCAGACCCTGCTGATCCCAACCGGGAGATGGTGGTCCAGATGGTCGATGACTTCAAGATCTCCGGTATCAACGGAACTC ACGTCTGCATGGTGTTTGAGGTGTTGGGGCATCACTTATTAAAGTGGATAATAAAGTCTAATTACCAAGGGCTGCCCCTGCCGTGTGTGAAGAGCATCATAAAACAG GTACTCCAAGGCCTGGACTACCTGCACACAAAGTGTCAAATCATCCACACAGACATCAAGCCAGAGAACATCCTGATGAGTGTTGATGAGCCTTATGTCCGTAGGCTGGCAGCTGAAGCCACAGAGTGGCAGAGGGCCGGGGCGCCTCCTCCCTCCGGCTCAGCAA TAAGCACAGCACCTGCTCCTAAACAG ACGGTAAAAATGtccaagaacaagaagaagaagttaaaaaagaagcagaagcGTCAGGCGGAGCTGCTGGAGAAATGCATCATGGacctggaggagatggagaagaCCACAGAGACACGAGAGGACgaagaggatgaggatgaggacCCACAGTCTCCAAAGGGACGGGCCTGCGCTCCTCTCAGACAGGTGTCTATTGGGGAGCTGGGAAATGAGGAAACGGAGG AGAGCGTGAATGCAGATCTCATCAGGGTGGGACCAGATGTGCTGCTGGAGGTGAACTGTAACGGCCACGTGGAGGCGGACCAGAGGCAGTCCCAGTGGAGGGACGAAGACCAACATAACGGCAACGCAGAGCCCACAGAGAAATGTGCCAgtcaggaggagcagcagcaccaTGAGGAGTCCCCCGTTCACCTCATCTGTAACGGTGTGGACTCTGCAGAGCTCAAGGAGGTGGACATTGAGACTGAAGGCCGGGGAGCTTACAGCAGCGGAGTCACCGAGAGACACCGACCTGCCCGGCTGGAGGAGGGAGAGCTGGAGCGGAGCATCCTACAGGAGGAGGATGACGAGCACGGAGCCGACTGCCTCAACG GCAAGCTCACAGCGGGATCCCTGCTGGTTAACCCCCTTGAGCCACTCAATTCGGAGAAGATCAAGGTCAAGATCGCAGACTTGGGAAACGCCTGCTGGGTG CACAAGCACTTTACAGAAGACATCCAGACGCGGCAGTACAGGTCCTTAGAGGTGCTGATTGGTGCTGGATACAGCACGCCGGCAGATATCTGGAGCACGGCCTGCATG GCCTTTGAGCTCGCCACAGGGGACTACTTGTTTGAACCGCATTCTGGGGAAGATTATTCCAGGGATGAAG ACCATATAGCGCTGATTATTGAGCTGCTGGGGGCCGTCCCACGCAAACTCATAATGACCGGCAAATATTCCAAGGATTTTTTCACCAAGAAAG GCGATCTGAAGCACATCACCAAGCTTAAGCCGTGGGGCCTGCTGGAGGTGCTCATCGACAAGTATGAATGGCCGCGCGAGGAGGCCGAGTGCTTCACTGACTTCCTGCTCCCCATGCTGGAGCTCATCCCGGAGAAGAGGGCCACGGCCGCAGAGTGCTTGCGTCACGCCTGGCTCTCCCTCTAG
- the srpk1a gene encoding SRSF protein kinase 1a isoform X1, whose protein sequence is MERKVLALQARKKRGKAKKTSKKQPVNPRARQPPQHEASPQEPEEPEEILGSDDEEQEDPNDYCKGGYHHVKVGDLYNGKYHVIRKLGWGHFSTVWLAWDIQVKRFVAMKVVKSAEHYTETAVDEIKLLRSVRNSDPADPNREMVVQMVDDFKISGINGTHVCMVFEVLGHHLLKWIIKSNYQGLPLPCVKSIIKQVLQGLDYLHTKCQIIHTDIKPENILMSVDEPYVRRLAAEATEWQRAGAPPPSGSAISTAPAPKQTVKMSKNKKKKLKKKQKRQAELLEKCIMDLEEMEKTTETREDEEDEDEDPQSPKGRACAPLRQVSIGELGNEETEESVNADLIRVGPDVLLEVNCNGHVEADQRQSQWRDEDQHNGNAEPTEKCASQEEQQHHEESPVHLICNGVDSAELKEVDIETEGRGAYSSGVTERHRPARLEEGELERSILQEEDDEHGADCLNGKLTAGSLLVNPLEPLNSEKIKVKIADLGNACWVHKHFTEDIQTRQYRSLEVLIGAGYSTPADIWSTACMAFELATGDYLFEPHSGEDYSRDEDHLALMIELLGKIPRHYALSGKYSQEYFTKRGDLKHITKLKPWGLLEVLIDKYEWPREEAECFTDFLLPMLELIPEKRATAAECLRHAWLSL, encoded by the exons gTGGCTACCACCATGTGAAAGTAGGAGACCTTTACAATGGGAAATACCATGTAATCCGGAAACTGGGCTGGGGACACTTCTCCACCGTGTGGCTCGCCTGGGACATCCA GGTGAAGAGGTTTGTTGCAATGAAGGTGGTGAAGAGCGCAGAGCACTACACGGAGACGGCAGTGGACGAGATCAAACTCCTCCGATCT GTTAGAAACTCAGACCCTGCTGATCCCAACCGGGAGATGGTGGTCCAGATGGTCGATGACTTCAAGATCTCCGGTATCAACGGAACTC ACGTCTGCATGGTGTTTGAGGTGTTGGGGCATCACTTATTAAAGTGGATAATAAAGTCTAATTACCAAGGGCTGCCCCTGCCGTGTGTGAAGAGCATCATAAAACAG GTACTCCAAGGCCTGGACTACCTGCACACAAAGTGTCAAATCATCCACACAGACATCAAGCCAGAGAACATCCTGATGAGTGTTGATGAGCCTTATGTCCGTAGGCTGGCAGCTGAAGCCACAGAGTGGCAGAGGGCCGGGGCGCCTCCTCCCTCCGGCTCAGCAA TAAGCACAGCACCTGCTCCTAAACAG ACGGTAAAAATGtccaagaacaagaagaagaagttaaaaaagaagcagaagcGTCAGGCGGAGCTGCTGGAGAAATGCATCATGGacctggaggagatggagaagaCCACAGAGACACGAGAGGACgaagaggatgaggatgaggacCCACAGTCTCCAAAGGGACGGGCCTGCGCTCCTCTCAGACAGGTGTCTATTGGGGAGCTGGGAAATGAGGAAACGGAGG AGAGCGTGAATGCAGATCTCATCAGGGTGGGACCAGATGTGCTGCTGGAGGTGAACTGTAACGGCCACGTGGAGGCGGACCAGAGGCAGTCCCAGTGGAGGGACGAAGACCAACATAACGGCAACGCAGAGCCCACAGAGAAATGTGCCAgtcaggaggagcagcagcaccaTGAGGAGTCCCCCGTTCACCTCATCTGTAACGGTGTGGACTCTGCAGAGCTCAAGGAGGTGGACATTGAGACTGAAGGCCGGGGAGCTTACAGCAGCGGAGTCACCGAGAGACACCGACCTGCCCGGCTGGAGGAGGGAGAGCTGGAGCGGAGCATCCTACAGGAGGAGGATGACGAGCACGGAGCCGACTGCCTCAACG GCAAGCTCACAGCGGGATCCCTGCTGGTTAACCCCCTTGAGCCACTCAATTCGGAGAAGATCAAGGTCAAGATCGCAGACTTGGGAAACGCCTGCTGGGTG CACAAGCACTTTACAGAAGACATCCAGACGCGGCAGTACAGGTCCTTAGAGGTGCTGATTGGTGCTGGATACAGCACGCCGGCAGATATCTGGAGCACGGCCTGCATG GCCTTTGAGCTCGCCACAGGGGACTACTTGTTTGAACCGCATTCTGGGGAAGATTATTCCAGGGATGAAG ACCATCTTGCGCTCATGATTGAGTTGCTCGGTAAAATCCCTCGTCACTATGCTCTGAGTGGGAAATACTCACAGGAATACTTCACCAAGAGAG GCGATCTGAAGCACATCACCAAGCTTAAGCCGTGGGGCCTGCTGGAGGTGCTCATCGACAAGTATGAATGGCCGCGCGAGGAGGCCGAGTGCTTCACTGACTTCCTGCTCCCCATGCTGGAGCTCATCCCGGAGAAGAGGGCCACGGCCGCAGAGTGCTTGCGTCACGCCTGGCTCTCCCTCTAG